In a genomic window of Ralstonia nicotianae:
- a CDS encoding anti-sigma factor family protein: protein MSAASIHIEELHAYVDGRLPATRRAAVEAYLAAHPAAAAEVAAWRRIDGRLHRALDPLLNESVPQRRIPSAILAAARRPQAPSHVGVIRGWRTLVLGIGCLAVGIGAGWIGRGALETSLPMQRFANDALVSHVVYAPESKHMVEVPAGEEGHLVTWLSRRLDAQLHIPDLAPLGYRLIGGRQTVVADAPTAMLMYEGQDGTRISVQLRRMPDNRDTGFRLETLAPDSRVLAAMHPAVDRPPPMAFYWADHGLGFAVSGPLARPQLLAVAQAVYRQYSDFTGPAQKR from the coding sequence ATGTCCGCCGCTTCCATCCACATCGAAGAACTCCACGCCTACGTCGACGGCCGCCTGCCCGCCACGCGCCGTGCCGCGGTGGAGGCGTACCTGGCCGCGCATCCTGCCGCCGCCGCCGAGGTGGCGGCGTGGCGCCGGATCGACGGGCGGCTGCATCGCGCGCTCGATCCGCTGCTGAACGAATCCGTGCCGCAGCGCCGCATTCCGTCGGCGATCCTGGCGGCGGCGCGGCGGCCTCAGGCCCCCAGCCATGTCGGCGTGATCCGTGGGTGGAGGACGCTGGTGCTGGGCATCGGCTGCCTGGCCGTCGGCATCGGCGCCGGCTGGATCGGCCGGGGTGCCCTGGAGACTTCCCTGCCGATGCAGCGTTTTGCCAATGACGCCCTGGTGTCGCACGTCGTCTATGCGCCGGAGTCCAAGCATATGGTGGAGGTGCCGGCCGGGGAGGAGGGCCATCTCGTCACCTGGCTGTCGCGGCGGCTGGATGCGCAACTGCACATTCCCGACCTCGCGCCGCTCGGCTACCGGCTGATCGGTGGCCGCCAGACCGTGGTGGCGGATGCCCCGACCGCCATGCTGATGTACGAAGGCCAGGATGGCACGCGCATCTCCGTGCAGCTGCGCCGCATGCCGGACAACCGCGATACCGGCTTCCGCCTGGAGACGCTGGCGCCGGACAGCCGGGTGCTGGCGGCGATGCATCCGGCCGTCGACCGGCCGCCGCCGATGGCGTTCTATTGGGCCGACCACGGCCTGGGGTTTGCGGTGTCCGGGCCGCTGGCGCGTCCGCAACTGCTGGCGGTGGCGCAGGCGGTGTACCGGCAGTACAGCGACTTCACCGGCCCGGCGCAGAAGCGCTGA
- the msrP gene encoding protein-methionine-sulfoxide reductase catalytic subunit MsrP, with the protein MLIKTDRWLRGDDIPASEITPQHLFDQRRRLLAAAALGAAGAALSPWAARRAFAASPAPARLAAKPNPAYATVEKPTPFDEVTTYNNFYEFGTDKSDPARYAGTLRPHPWQVSVEGLVKAPKTYDLDDLMKMAPMEERIYRLRCVEGWSMVIPWVGFPLAELIRRVEPQGSARYIQFISLADKRQMPGVSSPVLDWPYSEGLRMDEAMHPLVLLTFGLYGQVLPNQNGAPVRVIVPWKYGFKSAKSIVRIRFVDKQPPTSWNIAAPNEYGFYSNVNPSVDHPRWSQATERRIGEDKGGFGGLFAPKRKTLMFNGYDQVASLYTGMDLRKFF; encoded by the coding sequence ATGCTGATCAAGACCGACCGCTGGCTGCGCGGTGACGACATTCCCGCCAGCGAGATCACGCCGCAGCACCTCTTCGACCAGCGCCGCAGGCTGCTGGCCGCCGCCGCCCTGGGCGCGGCCGGCGCGGCGCTGTCGCCCTGGGCGGCGCGCCGGGCCTTCGCCGCCAGCCCCGCGCCGGCCCGGCTGGCCGCCAAGCCCAACCCGGCCTACGCTACGGTCGAGAAGCCGACGCCGTTCGATGAAGTCACGACCTACAACAATTTCTACGAGTTCGGCACCGACAAGTCCGACCCGGCGCGCTACGCCGGCACGCTGCGCCCGCACCCCTGGCAGGTCAGCGTGGAGGGCCTGGTGAAGGCGCCGAAGACCTACGACCTGGATGATCTGATGAAGATGGCGCCGATGGAGGAGCGCATCTATCGTCTGCGCTGCGTGGAGGGCTGGTCGATGGTGATCCCGTGGGTGGGGTTCCCGCTGGCCGAGCTGATCCGCCGGGTCGAGCCGCAGGGCAGCGCCAGGTACATCCAGTTCATCTCGCTGGCCGACAAGCGCCAGATGCCCGGCGTCAGCAGCCCGGTGCTGGACTGGCCCTACAGCGAGGGTTTGCGGATGGACGAGGCGATGCACCCGCTCGTGCTGCTGACCTTCGGCCTGTATGGCCAGGTGCTGCCGAACCAGAACGGCGCGCCGGTGCGCGTGATCGTGCCGTGGAAGTACGGCTTCAAGAGCGCCAAGTCCATCGTCCGGATCCGCTTTGTCGACAAGCAGCCGCCGACCAGCTGGAACATCGCCGCGCCTAACGAGTACGGCTTCTATTCCAACGTGAACCCGAGCGTCGATCATCCGCGCTGGAGCCAGGCGACCGAACGCCGCATCGGCGAGGACAAGGGCGGCTTCGGCGGCCTGTTCGCGCCCAAGCGCAAGACGCTGATGTTCAACGGCTACGACCAGGTCGCGTCGCTGTACACCGGCATGGATCTGCGCAAGTTCTTCTGA
- the msrQ gene encoding protein-methionine-sulfoxide reductase heme-binding subunit MsrQ — protein sequence MLPSMLPPKSLRAVRIAVWLLALVPFLRLVVLGATDRYGANPLEFVTRSTGTWTLVLLCCTLAVTPLRRLTGMNWLIRIRRMLGLYTFFYGTLHFLIWLLVDRGLDPASMVKDIAKRPFITVGFAAFVLMIPLAATSTNAMVRRLGGRRWQWLHRLVYVTGVLGILHYWWHKAGKHDFAEVSIYAAVMAVLLGLRVWWVWRGARQGAIAGGAVPLRD from the coding sequence ATGCTGCCCTCGATGCTGCCCCCCAAATCGCTGCGCGCCGTCAGGATCGCGGTGTGGCTGCTGGCGCTGGTGCCGTTCCTGCGGCTGGTGGTGCTGGGCGCGACCGATCGGTACGGGGCGAATCCGCTGGAATTCGTCACGCGCTCCACCGGCACCTGGACGCTGGTGCTACTGTGCTGCACCCTGGCCGTCACGCCGCTGCGGCGGCTGACCGGCATGAACTGGCTGATCCGCATCCGCCGCATGCTGGGGCTGTACACGTTCTTCTATGGCACGCTGCACTTCCTGATCTGGCTGCTGGTCGATCGCGGGCTCGATCCGGCATCGATGGTGAAGGACATCGCCAAGCGGCCGTTCATCACCGTGGGCTTCGCGGCCTTCGTGCTGATGATCCCGCTGGCGGCCACCTCCACCAACGCGATGGTGCGGCGCCTGGGCGGCAGGCGCTGGCAGTGGCTGCACCGGCTGGTCTATGTGACCGGCGTGCTGGGCATCCTGCACTACTGGTGGCACAAGGCCGGCAAGCACGATTTCGCCGAGGTGTCGATCTATGCGGCGGTGATGGCGGTGCTGCTGGGCCTGCGCGTGTGGTGGGTGTGGCGCGGGGCGCGGCAGGGGGCCATTGCCGGTGGGGCCGTGCCGCTACGCGATTGA
- the lysA gene encoding diaminopimelate decarboxylase has translation MSESLIRQDGALMIEGVALEAIAARFGTPTYVYSRAALTANYRAYAAACEGRNARVQYAMKANSNLAVLQIFAQLGAGFDIVSGGELRRVLAAGGKAADVVFSGVGKTADEMRLALEAGVACFNVESIPELHRLNEVAGSLGKTAPVSLRVNPDVDAKTHPYISTGLKGNKFGVAFDEVLPTYRAAAAMPNLRVVGIDCHIGSQITEVSPYLDAIDKVLDVVARLDAEGIRLSHIDVGGGLGITYTDETPPDITAFARTLLDRIEQRGFGDRTVLFEPGRSLVGNAGLLLTRVEFLKPGAAKNFCIVDAAMNDLARPAMYEAYHHIVPVRERGGAPTVYDIVGPVCESGDWLGRDRALDAQPGDLLAILSAGAYGFTMSSNYNTRGRAAEVIVDGDRVHVARERERFEDLIRGEQLLSA, from the coding sequence ATGTCCGAGTCCCTGATCCGCCAGGACGGCGCCCTGATGATCGAAGGCGTCGCGCTCGAGGCGATTGCCGCCCGGTTCGGCACGCCCACCTACGTCTATTCGCGCGCCGCCCTGACCGCCAACTACCGCGCCTACGCGGCCGCCTGCGAGGGCCGCAACGCGCGCGTGCAGTACGCCATGAAGGCCAACTCCAACCTGGCGGTGCTGCAGATCTTCGCGCAACTGGGCGCCGGCTTCGACATCGTCTCGGGCGGGGAACTGCGGCGCGTGCTGGCCGCCGGAGGCAAGGCCGCCGACGTGGTGTTCTCGGGGGTGGGCAAGACCGCCGACGAGATGCGCCTGGCGCTCGAAGCCGGTGTCGCCTGCTTCAACGTCGAATCGATCCCCGAGCTGCACCGGCTCAACGAGGTGGCCGGCTCGCTGGGCAAGACCGCGCCGGTGTCGCTGCGCGTCAACCCGGACGTGGATGCCAAGACCCACCCGTACATCTCCACCGGCCTGAAGGGCAACAAGTTCGGCGTCGCGTTCGATGAAGTCCTGCCGACCTACCGCGCGGCCGCGGCCATGCCGAACCTGCGCGTGGTCGGCATCGACTGCCATATCGGTTCGCAGATCACCGAGGTCTCGCCGTACCTGGACGCGATCGACAAAGTGCTCGACGTGGTGGCCCGGCTCGACGCCGAAGGCATCCGCCTGTCGCACATCGATGTGGGCGGCGGCCTGGGCATCACCTATACCGACGAGACGCCGCCGGACATCACCGCCTTCGCCCGCACGCTGCTGGACCGCATCGAGCAGCGCGGCTTCGGTGACCGCACCGTGCTGTTCGAGCCCGGCCGCTCGCTGGTCGGCAATGCCGGCCTGTTGCTGACGCGGGTCGAATTCCTCAAGCCCGGCGCGGCCAAGAACTTCTGCATCGTCGATGCGGCCATGAACGACCTGGCCCGCCCGGCGATGTACGAGGCGTACCACCACATCGTGCCGGTGCGCGAGCGCGGCGGCGCGCCGACCGTCTACGACATCGTCGGCCCGGTCTGCGAATCGGGCGACTGGCTCGGCCGCGACCGCGCGCTCGACGCGCAGCCGGGCGATCTGCTGGCGATCCTGTCGGCGGGCGCCTACGGCTTCACCATGAGCTCGAACTACAACACCCGCGGCCGCGCGGCCGAAGTCATCGTCGACGGCGACCGGGTACACGTGGCACGCGAGCGCGAGCGCTTCGAAGACCTGATCCGCGGCGAGCAGTTGCTGTCGGCCTGA
- the lptM gene encoding LPS translocon maturation chaperone LptM — MIRTAAIVATVGLALTVTGLSGCGIRGPLYLPTVPPAPTAPTTPDPGIAGPNAVPQLPVPGTRAAPDAASAVPASR; from the coding sequence ATGATACGAACCGCCGCCATTGTAGCCACTGTCGGCCTGGCCCTGACGGTCACCGGTCTCTCCGGCTGCGGCATTCGCGGACCGCTGTACCTGCCCACCGTGCCGCCCGCCCCGACCGCGCCCACCACGCCGGACCCGGGCATCGCAGGCCCCAACGCCGTGCCGCAATTGCCGGTGCCGGGCACCAGGGCCGCGCCGGATGCCGCCAGCGCAGTCCCGGCCAGCCGCTGA
- the cyaY gene encoding iron donor protein CyaY, producing MPPLTESEFLALADAELGRIERTVERAADEVDADIEIGRVGNVLTLEFDDGSKIIINSQTPMQELWVAARAGGFHFRRNDGRWVDTRSGEELYVALSRYVSQQSEVDVTLVAD from the coding sequence ATGCCCCCCCTGACCGAATCGGAGTTCCTGGCGCTGGCCGACGCCGAATTGGGCCGTATCGAGCGCACCGTCGAGCGCGCCGCCGATGAGGTTGACGCCGACATCGAGATCGGCCGCGTCGGCAATGTGCTGACGCTGGAGTTCGACGATGGTTCGAAGATCATCATCAACAGCCAGACGCCGATGCAGGAGCTGTGGGTCGCGGCGCGCGCCGGCGGTTTCCATTTCCGCCGCAACGACGGCCGCTGGGTCGATACGCGCAGCGGCGAGGAGCTGTATGTGGCCCTGTCGCGCTATGTCAGCCAGCAGAGCGAGGTCGATGTCACGCTGGTGGCGGACTGA